A single genomic interval of Arthrobacter methylotrophus harbors:
- a CDS encoding carbonic anhydrase — MATYLTPALAWRRLREGNERFVAGESLHPNQDASRRNSLVEDQHPFAVIFGCSDSRLAAEIIFDLGLGDAFVVRTAGQVIDDAVLGSLEYSISELHVPLIVILGHDSCGAVTATKSAVETGEMPAGFIRSLVERITPSVLTAMRNEQTDVNEMVVEHVKQTARRLADSSRVISAAIDDGRAAVVGLSYKLDEGRAALVSGIGEL, encoded by the coding sequence GTGGCCACTTATCTGACTCCTGCCCTTGCCTGGCGCCGTTTGCGCGAAGGAAATGAACGCTTCGTCGCCGGGGAATCCCTGCATCCCAACCAGGATGCCTCGCGCCGGAACTCCTTGGTGGAGGATCAGCATCCATTTGCGGTGATTTTCGGCTGCTCGGATTCCCGCCTGGCCGCGGAAATCATTTTTGATCTCGGCCTCGGCGATGCCTTCGTGGTCCGCACGGCCGGGCAGGTGATCGACGACGCGGTCCTTGGTTCGCTTGAGTACAGCATCTCGGAGCTTCACGTTCCGCTCATCGTGATCCTTGGCCACGACAGCTGCGGCGCCGTGACAGCGACCAAGAGCGCCGTCGAGACCGGTGAAATGCCCGCAGGTTTCATCCGTTCCCTAGTGGAGCGCATCACCCCTTCCGTCCTCACGGCAATGCGCAACGAGCAGACGGACGTCAACGAGATGGTAGTGGAACACGTCAAGCAGACGGCCCGCCGCTTGGCGGACAGTTCCCGTGTGATTTCCGCCGCGATCGACGACGGCCGGGCCGCCGTCGTCGGGCTGTCCTACAAGCTGGACGAAGGCCGTGCGGCGCTGGTTTCCGGGATCGGCGAGCTCTAA
- a CDS encoding class II fumarate hydratase, which produces MTSTQESNAAEFRIEHDTMGEVRVPVNALYRAQTQRAVENFPISGKTLERAHIEALARVKKAAALANAELGVLDGELAEAIANAADEVAAGKYDGDFPIDVFQTGSGTSSNMNTNEVIAELATRALAAAGSDKVVHPNDHVNASQSSNDVFPTSVHVAATSALINDLIPALEYLSASLDRKALEFKDVVKSGRTHLMDATPVTLGQEFGGYAAQVRYGIERINAALPRVAEVPLGGTAVGTGINTPEGFPERVIELLAADTGLPLTEARDHFEAQANRDGLIEGSSQLRNIAISFMKINNDLRWMGSGPNTGLGEISIPDLQPGSSIMPGKVNPVICEASIMVCAQVIGNDTAIAWSGTNGAFELNVGIPVMAANLLESIRLLANTSRVMADKMIDGITANVERARFLAEASPSIVTPLNKFIGYEAAAKIAKKAVAEGLTIREAVVSLGYLERGELSEEQLDKALDVTTMTRPAHKA; this is translated from the coding sequence ATGACTTCCACTCAAGAATCCAACGCGGCCGAGTTCCGTATTGAACATGACACGATGGGCGAAGTTCGCGTCCCCGTGAACGCACTGTACCGCGCACAGACGCAGCGCGCCGTGGAGAACTTCCCGATCTCCGGCAAGACGCTTGAGCGCGCACACATCGAGGCCTTGGCACGCGTCAAAAAGGCTGCGGCCTTGGCAAACGCGGAACTGGGAGTGCTCGACGGCGAGCTCGCCGAGGCCATTGCCAACGCTGCCGATGAGGTTGCCGCCGGAAAGTACGACGGCGACTTCCCCATCGACGTCTTCCAGACCGGTTCGGGTACGTCCTCCAACATGAACACCAACGAGGTCATTGCGGAGCTGGCAACGCGCGCCCTCGCCGCCGCCGGGAGCGACAAGGTTGTCCACCCGAACGACCACGTCAACGCTTCCCAGTCCTCCAACGACGTCTTCCCTACGTCGGTCCACGTCGCCGCGACATCGGCCCTGATCAACGACCTGATCCCGGCCCTCGAATACCTGTCTGCTTCCCTTGACCGCAAGGCCTTGGAGTTCAAGGACGTCGTCAAGTCCGGCCGCACCCACCTCATGGACGCCACTCCAGTGACCTTGGGCCAGGAGTTCGGCGGCTACGCAGCGCAGGTCCGCTACGGCATTGAGCGCATCAACGCCGCCCTCCCCCGCGTTGCCGAGGTCCCCTTGGGCGGCACCGCCGTCGGCACCGGCATCAACACTCCGGAAGGCTTCCCGGAGCGCGTCATCGAGCTGCTGGCCGCGGACACCGGCCTGCCGCTGACCGAGGCACGCGACCACTTCGAGGCGCAAGCCAACCGCGACGGACTGATCGAGGGCTCCAGCCAGCTGCGCAACATCGCGATCTCGTTCATGAAGATCAATAACGACCTCCGCTGGATGGGTTCCGGTCCCAACACGGGCTTGGGCGAGATCTCCATCCCGGACCTGCAGCCCGGCTCCTCGATCATGCCCGGCAAGGTCAACCCCGTCATTTGCGAGGCATCCATCATGGTCTGCGCCCAGGTCATCGGCAACGACACCGCCATTGCATGGTCCGGTACCAACGGCGCCTTCGAGCTCAACGTCGGCATCCCCGTGATGGCCGCCAACCTGCTCGAATCCATCCGGCTGCTGGCCAACACCAGCCGGGTCATGGCGGACAAGATGATCGACGGCATCACGGCAAACGTGGAGCGCGCCCGCTTCCTGGCTGAGGCTTCCCCGTCCATCGTGACGCCGTTGAACAAGTTCATCGGTTACGAGGCCGCAGCAAAGATCGCCAAGAAGGCCGTCGCCGAAGGCTTGACCATCCGCGAGGCCGTGGTCTCCCTCGGTTACCTCGAGCGCGGCGAACTGAGCGAAGAGCAGCTCGACAAGGCTCTCGACGTCACC